In Kineococcus sp. NBC_00420, a single genomic region encodes these proteins:
- a CDS encoding AtzH-like domain-containing protein, translating into MSEFDEAGLLAAAAAYEKALREDDLEELDRLFAPGDPTLRAEGGVAVVGHAAISAFRARRGGAPRRWLRRVHVRWSSPTDALTVSETDRLDGGRGLQTQLWHLGEQGWQVAAAHVSGAPTTPPVHPEDDPARWRTGGDGEPLVRGSGSGPLAGVRIAVKDLVAVAGQRIGGGVPRWLDLAPVEDANAPALQRLLDAGAVVAGIAHTDELAFSLMGTNAHYGTPRNVAAPGRVPGGSSSGSAAAVAAGAAGLGLGTDTAGSLRVPASFSALYAWRPTHGLVDISGVLPLAQSFDTVGLLARDAALLTDAADVLLPSAAVQRPQALLRSATLLGLADEPTRLAVEAALTALAVQTGLPVVDLADDFTPAEVSAWTAAFRTVQAAEAWANDGAFISANPGALSPPVESRFRAGADVSTEQVRAARQVVEGTRARLDAVLAGGFLGLPSTATPAPALDATPAEFEAARAGTLQLSTLASQTGVPALGLPWGRVGELPVGLCLLAPRGSDRSLLALLAEVAPARR; encoded by the coding sequence GTGAGCGAGTTCGACGAGGCGGGGCTGCTCGCAGCCGCGGCGGCCTACGAGAAGGCCCTGCGCGAGGACGACCTCGAGGAACTCGACCGGCTCTTCGCCCCCGGCGACCCCACCCTGCGCGCCGAGGGCGGGGTCGCCGTCGTCGGGCACGCCGCCATCTCGGCGTTCCGCGCCCGCCGCGGCGGTGCGCCCCGCCGCTGGCTGCGCCGGGTCCACGTCCGCTGGAGCTCGCCCACCGACGCCCTCACCGTCTCCGAGACCGACCGCCTCGACGGCGGCCGCGGCCTGCAGACCCAGCTCTGGCACCTCGGCGAGCAGGGGTGGCAGGTGGCCGCCGCCCACGTCTCCGGCGCCCCCACGACCCCACCCGTCCACCCCGAGGACGACCCGGCCCGCTGGCGCACCGGTGGCGACGGCGAACCCCTCGTCCGCGGCAGCGGCAGCGGACCCCTCGCCGGGGTGCGGATCGCGGTGAAGGACCTCGTCGCCGTCGCCGGGCAGCGGATCGGTGGGGGCGTGCCGCGCTGGCTCGACCTCGCTCCCGTCGAGGACGCCAACGCCCCCGCCCTGCAGCGCCTCCTCGACGCCGGCGCCGTCGTCGCCGGCATCGCCCACACCGACGAGCTCGCGTTCTCGCTCATGGGCACCAACGCCCACTACGGCACCCCCCGCAACGTCGCCGCCCCCGGCCGGGTCCCCGGCGGGTCCTCCTCCGGCTCCGCGGCCGCCGTGGCCGCCGGCGCCGCGGGACTCGGGCTCGGCACCGACACCGCCGGCTCCCTGCGCGTGCCCGCCTCCTTCAGCGCCCTCTACGCCTGGCGGCCCACCCACGGACTCGTCGACATCAGCGGCGTCCTGCCGCTCGCGCAGTCCTTCGACACCGTCGGCCTGCTCGCCCGGGACGCCGCCCTGCTCACCGACGCCGCCGACGTGCTGCTGCCCTCGGCCGCCGTGCAGCGCCCGCAGGCGCTGCTGCGCAGCGCGACCCTGCTGGGCCTCGCCGACGAACCCACCCGCCTCGCCGTGGAGGCGGCGCTCACGGCGCTCGCCGTCCAGACCGGTCTGCCCGTCGTGGACCTCGCCGACGACTTCACCCCGGCGGAGGTGTCGGCGTGGACGGCGGCCTTCCGCACCGTGCAGGCCGCCGAGGCGTGGGCGAACGACGGCGCCTTCATCTCCGCCAACCCCGGCGCGCTCTCGCCCCCGGTCGAGTCCCGGTTCCGCGCCGGCGCCGACGTGAGCACGGAGCAGGTGCGTGCCGCCCGGCAGGTCGTCGAGGGGACCCGGGCGAGGCTGGACGCGGTGCTGGCCGGAGGGTTCCTCGGCCTGCCCAGCACGGCCACCCCCGCCCCGGCGCTCGACGCGACGCCCGCGGAGTTCGAGGCCGCCCGCGCCGGCACGCTGCAACTTTCCACACTGGCCTCCCAGACCGGTGTCCCCGCCCTCGGACTGCCGTGGGGTCGCGTGGGTGAGCTCCCCGTCGGGCTCTGCCTGCTCGCCCCGCGCGGGAGCGACCGGTCGTTGCTGGCGCTGCTGGCCGAGGTCGCGCCCGCACGTCGCTGA
- a CDS encoding class I SAM-dependent methyltransferase: MSAETQEFWDEQAADFDDEADHGLRDPAVRAAWAELLLPLLPPAPSRVADLGCGTGSLSVLVAGAGHDVLGVDLSPAMVALARAKAAAAGLAVGFAVGDAARPPLAPGSLDVVVARHVLWAFDDPAAALARWVDLLASGGRLLLVEGRWSTGAGISAEDCRRLVLGVREQADVRSLSDAALWGKEITDDRYLVSSSR; the protein is encoded by the coding sequence GTGAGCGCCGAGACGCAGGAGTTCTGGGACGAGCAGGCCGCGGACTTCGACGACGAGGCCGACCACGGTCTGCGGGACCCGGCGGTCCGGGCGGCGTGGGCGGAACTCCTACTGCCGTTGCTGCCTCCCGCCCCGTCCCGCGTCGCCGACCTCGGCTGCGGCACCGGGAGCCTGTCGGTCCTGGTCGCCGGCGCCGGCCACGACGTCCTCGGGGTGGACCTGTCCCCCGCGATGGTCGCGCTGGCCCGCGCGAAGGCAGCCGCGGCCGGCCTCGCGGTGGGTTTCGCCGTCGGGGACGCCGCCCGTCCTCCGCTCGCGCCCGGCTCGCTCGACGTCGTCGTGGCCCGCCACGTGCTGTGGGCCTTCGACGACCCGGCCGCCGCCCTGGCGAGGTGGGTGGACCTGCTCGCGTCCGGCGGTCGGCTGCTGCTGGTCGAGGGCCGCTGGTCGACGGGGGCGGGGATCTCCGCCGAGGACTGCCGACGACTCGTCCTCGGAGTGCGCGAACAGGCCGACGTGCGGTCCCTGTCCGACGCGGCGCTCTGGGGGAAGGAGATCACCGACGACCGGTACCTGGTGAGCAGCTCGCGCTGA
- a CDS encoding metallophosphoesterase family protein, with amino-acid sequence MTRILHLSDTHLMAAGALHQGLVDTTAALGHVLESLHGTGPLDAVVVSGDVSDDGSPASYETARNLVGRFASDHGAVAVFAMGNHDLPGPFTAVLGPTRAVHVVDGLRIVVLDSSVPQRGYGELSAEQLSWLGAELSTPAARGSVVVVHHSPLPAPTVLHEALRLQDPAGLLAVLEGSDVRAVLSGHYHHPFAATYPSGLAAFVAPGVANRTDVLVAAGRERAVRGSGALLVELDDDGVRATVLTVTTPGDGQELFVLDEATVTRIAVEAGVPA; translated from the coding sequence GTGACCCGGATCCTGCACCTGTCCGACACCCACCTGATGGCGGCCGGGGCCCTGCACCAGGGGCTCGTCGACACCACGGCGGCGCTCGGGCACGTGCTGGAGTCGTTGCACGGCACCGGTCCCCTCGACGCCGTCGTCGTCTCCGGGGACGTCTCCGACGACGGGTCGCCGGCCTCCTACGAGACGGCCCGCAACCTCGTCGGTCGGTTCGCGTCCGACCACGGCGCCGTCGCGGTCTTCGCGATGGGCAACCACGACCTGCCCGGTCCGTTCACCGCCGTCCTGGGGCCGACGCGCGCCGTGCACGTCGTCGACGGTCTGCGGATCGTCGTCCTCGACTCCTCGGTACCGCAGCGGGGGTACGGCGAGCTCTCCGCGGAGCAGCTGTCCTGGTTGGGCGCCGAGCTGTCGACGCCCGCCGCACGCGGTTCCGTCGTCGTCGTGCACCACTCCCCGCTGCCGGCGCCGACGGTCCTGCACGAGGCCCTGCGGCTGCAGGACCCCGCGGGGCTGCTGGCCGTGCTCGAGGGCTCCGACGTCCGGGCGGTGCTGTCCGGGCACTACCACCACCCCTTCGCGGCGACCTACCCCTCGGGGCTGGCCGCGTTCGTCGCGCCCGGCGTCGCGAACCGCACCGACGTCCTGGTCGCCGCCGGGCGGGAACGGGCCGTGCGCGGCAGCGGAGCCCTGCTCGTCGAGCTCGACGACGACGGCGTCCGCGCGACCGTCCTGACGGTGACCACGCCCGGGGACGGTCAGGAACTCTTCGTGCTCGACGAGGCGACCGTGACCCGGATCGCCGTGGAGGCGGGCGTCCCCGCCTGA
- the pknB gene encoding Stk1 family PASTA domain-containing Ser/Thr kinase, with the protein MPAPRVLGGRYEVGSLLGRGGMAEVHVARDTRLGRMVAVKLLRSDLARDPSFQARFRREAQAAAGLNHPSIVAVYDTGADTTVEPGGGRVELPWIVMEYVEGRTLRDMLRTDHPLAIEECLSITEGILNGLEYSHRMGIVHRDIKPANVMITPAGEIKVMDFGIARAVSDSSATLTQTSAVMGTAQYLSPEQARGEQVDSRSDLYSTGCLLYEILTGRPPFTGDAPVAVAYQHVSEQPRPPSALAPQIPPAVDHVVLMALSKDREHRYQSAADFADDLRRAVEGRPLRGASFATQTFAAAPPTAATTVTPPVAVPVSPPTGALPRVSDGDPPYEEEPTRRRWPWVLLIVALVLGIGGVGTALLNNNDDGSGGGEQTSSAPATVEVPDLANSSQADAEQQLTALGLTSTVTQQADDTVADGNVISTNPEPGAQVTVGSKVTVLVSSGSNSAVVPDVSGKTQEEARAALTAVGLSVGDVTTGDSPTVDKGEVISTDPAAQASVPKGSAVALTIASGKVTVPDVTGKPLADAVKQLRDLGLSTNSTETTVPTDADPGTVVTQDVSPDSSVDVRTLVNLTVAPDRTATESPTSSPTDSPTASASPSSSPTSSGSQTGAVGTPTGDGNGQ; encoded by the coding sequence GTGCCGGCACCGCGCGTGCTCGGCGGCCGGTACGAGGTCGGCTCACTGCTCGGCCGCGGCGGGATGGCCGAGGTCCACGTCGCCCGCGACACCCGCCTCGGACGGATGGTCGCGGTGAAGCTGCTGCGCTCCGACCTGGCCCGGGACCCCTCGTTCCAGGCGCGGTTCCGTCGGGAGGCGCAGGCCGCGGCCGGGCTGAACCACCCCTCGATCGTCGCCGTCTACGACACCGGCGCCGACACGACGGTGGAACCCGGTGGCGGGCGGGTCGAGCTCCCGTGGATCGTCATGGAGTACGTCGAGGGCCGCACGCTGCGCGACATGCTGCGCACCGACCACCCGCTCGCCATCGAGGAGTGCCTCTCGATCACCGAGGGCATCCTGAACGGGCTGGAGTACTCCCACCGGATGGGGATCGTCCACCGCGACATCAAGCCCGCCAACGTGATGATCACGCCCGCGGGCGAGATCAAGGTGATGGACTTCGGCATCGCGCGGGCCGTCAGCGACTCCTCGGCGACGTTGACGCAGACCTCCGCCGTGATGGGCACCGCCCAGTACCTCTCCCCGGAGCAGGCGCGCGGGGAGCAGGTCGACTCCCGCAGCGACCTCTACTCCACCGGCTGCCTGCTCTACGAGATCCTCACCGGCCGCCCGCCCTTCACCGGCGACGCGCCGGTCGCCGTCGCGTACCAGCACGTCTCCGAGCAGCCGCGGCCGCCGTCGGCGCTGGCCCCGCAGATCCCGCCGGCCGTCGACCACGTCGTCCTCATGGCGTTGTCGAAGGACCGCGAGCACCGCTACCAGTCGGCCGCCGACTTCGCCGACGACCTGCGCCGGGCCGTCGAGGGTCGTCCGCTGCGCGGGGCGAGCTTCGCCACCCAGACGTTCGCGGCCGCTCCCCCGACCGCCGCGACCACCGTGACCCCACCCGTGGCGGTTCCGGTGAGCCCGCCGACGGGTGCGTTGCCGCGCGTCAGCGACGGCGACCCGCCCTACGAGGAGGAACCCACCCGCAGGCGCTGGCCGTGGGTGCTGCTCATCGTCGCGCTCGTGCTGGGCATCGGCGGGGTCGGTACCGCGCTGCTGAACAACAACGACGACGGCAGCGGCGGTGGGGAGCAGACGTCCTCCGCGCCGGCCACGGTGGAGGTCCCGGACCTGGCGAACTCCTCGCAGGCCGACGCCGAGCAACAGCTCACCGCGCTGGGACTGACCTCGACGGTGACCCAGCAGGCCGACGACACCGTCGCCGACGGGAACGTCATCAGCACGAACCCGGAACCGGGGGCGCAGGTGACGGTCGGTTCGAAGGTGACCGTCCTCGTCTCGAGCGGGTCCAACTCCGCCGTCGTCCCCGACGTGTCCGGGAAGACGCAGGAGGAGGCCCGCGCGGCCCTCACCGCGGTCGGCCTCAGCGTCGGCGACGTCACCACCGGGGACAGCCCGACCGTGGACAAGGGCGAGGTCATCTCGACCGACCCCGCCGCCCAGGCGTCCGTCCCCAAGGGCAGCGCCGTCGCGCTGACCATCGCCAGCGGCAAGGTGACGGTGCCGGACGTGACCGGGAAGCCGCTCGCCGACGCCGTGAAGCAGTTGCGCGACCTGGGTCTCAGCACGAACTCCACGGAGACGACGGTCCCGACCGACGCCGACCCCGGCACGGTCGTGACCCAGGACGTGTCGCCGGACTCCAGCGTCGACGTCCGGACCCTGGTGAACCTGACGGTCGCGCCGGACCGGACCGCCACGGAGTCGCCGACGTCGTCGCCGACCGACTCCCCCACCGCCAGCGCGTCACCGTCGAGCAGTCCGACGTCCTCGGGTTCGCAGACGGGTGCGGTCGGCACCCCCACGGGGGACGGGAACGGCCAGTGA
- a CDS encoding peptidoglycan D,D-transpeptidase FtsI family protein, with translation MNRPLRRLSLVVAFLFFALFASTTWIQFLRADQLNAMPGNSRQLYAEFGRERGAILVDGGAAIASSVKSDDQYDRLRTYAAGQLYAPVTGYYSLRYGTSGIERAENDVLAGSADELFYRNLSSLLTGEQPKGASVTLTLRPKVQQAAWDALDGRKGAVVALDPDTGDILAMVSSPSYDPNTLATHDGDAEAQSWKSLNADEDDPLINRATGSLYPPGSTFKLVTAAAALESGDYTADTQLDGPQELALPQTSNTLKNDEGTACGPGDKVSLADALKISCNTAFGSLGLKLGADTIESQAAKFGFGQSLSIPTSVATSRYPTGDAVAGPLLAYSAIGQGSDVATPLQVAMLSAGIANDGVVMKPNLIANVRDSDSADVIEEPAPEELGRAVSSGTAKTLQQMMELVVSSGTGTRAQIDGATVGGKTGTAQHGAGLPPYAWFTSFAEKGGKKVAVAVVIEDGGSTESAYGGRLSAPVAKTVMEAALDG, from the coding sequence GTGAACCGGCCTCTGCGACGGTTGTCCCTCGTCGTCGCCTTCCTGTTCTTCGCGCTGTTCGCCTCGACGACGTGGATCCAGTTCCTGCGCGCCGACCAGCTCAACGCGATGCCGGGCAACTCGCGGCAGCTCTACGCGGAGTTCGGCCGGGAACGCGGCGCGATCCTCGTCGACGGCGGGGCCGCGATCGCGTCCAGCGTGAAGTCCGACGACCAGTACGACCGGCTGCGCACCTACGCCGCGGGCCAGTTGTACGCGCCCGTGACGGGGTACTACTCGCTGCGCTACGGCACCTCGGGCATCGAGCGGGCCGAGAACGACGTCCTCGCCGGGTCCGCCGACGAGCTGTTCTACCGCAACCTCTCCAGCCTGCTCACGGGCGAACAGCCCAAGGGTGCCTCCGTCACGCTGACGCTGCGGCCCAAGGTCCAGCAGGCCGCGTGGGACGCCCTCGACGGGCGCAAGGGGGCCGTCGTTGCGCTGGACCCGGACACCGGCGACATCCTCGCGATGGTCTCCAGCCCCAGCTACGACCCGAACACCCTGGCCACCCACGACGGGGACGCCGAGGCGCAGTCCTGGAAGTCGCTGAACGCCGACGAGGACGACCCGCTCATCAACCGGGCCACCGGCTCGCTCTACCCGCCGGGGTCGACGTTCAAGCTCGTGACCGCCGCCGCGGCGCTGGAGAGCGGCGACTACACCGCCGACACCCAGCTCGACGGACCGCAGGAACTCGCACTGCCGCAGACCAGCAACACCCTGAAGAACGACGAGGGCACCGCCTGCGGCCCGGGCGACAAGGTGTCACTGGCCGACGCCCTCAAGATCTCCTGCAACACCGCGTTCGGTTCGCTCGGCCTCAAGCTCGGCGCCGACACCATCGAGTCGCAGGCGGCGAAGTTCGGGTTCGGGCAGTCGCTGTCCATCCCGACCTCCGTCGCGACCAGCCGCTACCCCACGGGCGACGCCGTCGCCGGGCCGCTGCTGGCCTACTCCGCGATCGGCCAGGGCAGCGACGTCGCGACGCCGTTGCAGGTCGCGATGCTCTCGGCCGGCATCGCCAACGACGGGGTCGTCATGAAGCCCAACCTCATCGCCAACGTGCGCGACTCCGACTCTGCCGACGTCATCGAGGAACCCGCGCCGGAAGAACTCGGCCGCGCCGTCAGTTCCGGCACGGCGAAGACGTTGCAGCAGATGATGGAGCTCGTCGTCTCCTCCGGCACCGGCACCCGGGCCCAGATCGACGGGGCCACGGTCGGGGGGAAGACGGGGACCGCGCAGCACGGTGCGGGCCTGCCGCCCTACGCCTGGTTCACCTCCTTCGCGGAGAAGGGCGGCAAGAAGGTCGCCGTCGCCGTCGTGATCGAGGACGGCGGGTCGACCGAGAGCGCCTACGGTGGACGGTTGTCCGCGCCGGTGGCCAAGACGGTCATGGAAGCGGCGCTCGATGGGTGA
- a CDS encoding FtsW/RodA/SpoVE family cell cycle protein translates to MATVLPVYPTTRRNVELLLVLLAVVIAGGAWAVVGLTIDGALPPNFFAYAGGLGGLAVLLHLVLRWRAKHADPLLLPVATLLNGIGLVMIHRLDEALDTSSASRQFLWSALGIIAAGVVLVFVRDHRILRRYTWTAAVAGLVLLLLPMVPGLGRTVNGARIWIGLAGFTFQPGELAKICLAIFFAGYLVVHRDALSLTGRKVLFLQLPRARDLGPILLAWVASIGILVLQRDLGTSLLFFGLFVAVLYVSTERVSWIVLGLLMFSAAAVFAARTMGHVEARVDIWLHPFTAENRTGSSFQLVQGLYGMANGGLLGTGLGEGRPQTVPYANSDFIYSSLGEELGLVGLFAVLILYVVLVERGMRTAIGVRDGFGKLLAAGLAFSVTLQVFVVVGGVTRVIPLTGLTMPFLAAGGSSLVSNWIVVALLLRVSDLARRPAAEVRNGPDGDTGATQAVRIP, encoded by the coding sequence ATGGCGACCGTGCTGCCCGTCTACCCCACCACCCGCCGCAACGTGGAACTGCTGCTCGTGCTGCTCGCCGTCGTCATCGCCGGCGGCGCCTGGGCCGTCGTCGGGTTGACCATCGACGGGGCGCTACCCCCGAACTTCTTCGCCTACGCCGGCGGTCTGGGGGGTCTCGCGGTCCTGCTGCACCTGGTCCTGCGCTGGCGCGCGAAGCACGCCGACCCGCTGCTGCTGCCCGTCGCGACCCTGCTCAACGGCATCGGGCTGGTGATGATCCACCGCCTCGACGAGGCGCTGGACACCTCCTCGGCGTCCCGGCAGTTCCTCTGGTCGGCGCTGGGGATCATCGCCGCCGGCGTCGTGCTGGTGTTCGTGCGCGACCACCGCATCCTGCGCCGCTACACCTGGACGGCGGCCGTCGCCGGTCTCGTCCTCCTGCTGCTGCCGATGGTCCCCGGCCTGGGCCGCACCGTGAACGGCGCCCGGATCTGGATCGGTCTCGCCGGGTTCACCTTCCAGCCCGGGGAACTCGCGAAGATCTGCCTGGCGATCTTCTTCGCCGGCTACCTCGTCGTGCACCGGGACGCGTTGAGCCTCACCGGTCGCAAGGTGCTGTTCCTGCAGCTGCCGCGCGCCCGCGACCTCGGCCCGATCCTGCTGGCGTGGGTCGCGAGCATCGGCATCCTCGTGCTGCAGCGCGACCTCGGGACGTCCCTGCTGTTCTTCGGGTTGTTCGTCGCGGTGCTCTACGTCTCGACCGAGCGGGTCAGCTGGATCGTGCTCGGGCTGCTGATGTTCTCCGCCGCCGCGGTGTTCGCGGCGCGGACGATGGGCCACGTCGAGGCCCGCGTCGACATCTGGCTGCACCCCTTCACCGCCGAGAACCGCACCGGTTCCAGCTTCCAGCTCGTGCAGGGGTTGTACGGCATGGCCAACGGCGGGCTGCTCGGCACCGGCCTCGGTGAGGGCCGTCCGCAGACCGTCCCGTACGCCAACTCCGACTTCATCTACTCCTCCCTCGGGGAGGAGCTCGGCCTCGTCGGGCTGTTCGCCGTCCTGATCCTCTACGTGGTGCTCGTCGAGCGGGGCATGCGCACCGCGATCGGCGTCCGCGACGGGTTCGGGAAGCTGCTCGCCGCCGGTCTGGCGTTCTCGGTGACCCTGCAGGTGTTCGTCGTCGTCGGCGGCGTCACCCGCGTCATCCCGCTGACCGGTCTGACGATGCCGTTCCTCGCCGCCGGCGGGTCCTCGCTGGTGTCGAACTGGATCGTCGTAGCCCTGCTGCTGCGGGTCTCCGACCTGGCCCGTCGTCCCGCCGCGGAGGTCCGCAACGGCCCCGACGGCGACACGGGTGCGACCCAGGCGGTGAGGATCCCGTGA
- a CDS encoding PP2C family protein-serine/threonine phosphatase gives MAIALNYAARSDVGLGRSNNQDSGYAGPHLLVIADGMGGHAGGDVASSLAVGELSVLDGESHGSDDAAQHLHTALDAANGQLRRRVEDEPDLSGMGTTVTAILRAGSRLVLAHIGDSRGYLLREGQLTQLTKDHSYVQSLIDEGRISPEEAERHPQRSVIMRVLTGRDDDEADVSVREAKPGDRYLLCSDGLSGVVSHETLTETLAAGMDPDATCQRLVELALRGGGPDNISCIVADVVELGGGPPPSTTPQVVGAAAFHRPRRSSAAGTPAARAAALRARQEDSGDDSEDDDQPPLTERERRRRRRRWIAGPVLLVLLLVAGGFGGWRWSQQQYFVGVDGKTVAVYQGLTQDIGPLSTSHVLESTDISVSDLPTYWSTRVEARISARDLAGAHDTVQNLEDLAAACRAATTPTPTTAPASVPTTAPTTAPTSSPSATPSASPTQTLTPEDCGGAG, from the coding sequence GTGGCCATCGCGCTGAACTACGCCGCGCGCTCCGACGTCGGACTCGGACGCAGCAACAACCAGGACTCCGGCTACGCCGGGCCGCACCTGCTCGTGATCGCCGACGGCATGGGCGGTCACGCCGGCGGTGACGTCGCGAGCTCGCTCGCCGTCGGGGAGCTCTCCGTCCTCGACGGGGAGTCGCACGGCAGCGACGACGCCGCCCAGCACCTGCACACCGCCCTCGACGCCGCCAACGGGCAGTTGCGCCGCCGGGTCGAGGACGAACCCGACCTGTCCGGGATGGGCACCACGGTCACCGCGATCCTGCGGGCGGGCAGCCGACTCGTCCTCGCCCACATCGGCGACTCGCGCGGCTACCTGCTGCGCGAGGGTCAGCTCACGCAGCTGACGAAGGACCACAGCTACGTGCAGAGCCTCATCGACGAGGGCCGGATCAGCCCCGAGGAGGCCGAACGCCACCCGCAACGTTCGGTGATCATGCGCGTCCTCACCGGTCGCGACGACGACGAGGCCGACGTCTCGGTCCGCGAGGCGAAGCCGGGCGACCGCTACCTGCTCTGCAGCGACGGGCTGTCCGGCGTCGTCAGCCACGAGACCCTCACCGAGACGCTCGCCGCGGGGATGGACCCCGACGCGACGTGCCAGCGCCTCGTGGAACTGGCGCTGCGCGGTGGGGGTCCGGACAACATCTCCTGCATCGTCGCCGACGTCGTCGAACTCGGGGGTGGGCCACCGCCCTCCACCACCCCGCAGGTCGTGGGCGCCGCCGCGTTCCACCGTCCCCGCCGCTCCTCCGCCGCCGGGACCCCGGCGGCCCGCGCCGCCGCCCTACGCGCGCGGCAGGAGGACTCCGGCGACGACTCGGAGGACGACGATCAGCCGCCCCTGACCGAGCGCGAACGCCGACGGCGTCGCCGACGCTGGATCGCCGGGCCCGTGCTGCTGGTCCTGCTGCTCGTCGCCGGCGGTTTCGGCGGCTGGCGGTGGAGCCAGCAGCAGTACTTCGTCGGGGTCGACGGGAAGACCGTCGCGGTCTACCAGGGCCTCACCCAGGACATCGGCCCGTTGTCCACGTCGCACGTGCTGGAGTCGACCGACATCTCCGTCTCCGACCTGCCCACCTACTGGTCGACCCGCGTCGAGGCGAGGATCTCGGCGCGCGACCTCGCCGGGGCCCACGACACGGTGCAGAACCTCGAGGACCTCGCCGCCGCCTGCCGCGCGGCCACCACGCCCACGCCCACGACGGCACCCGCGAGCGTGCCGACGACCGCACCCACGACCGCACCCACGAGTTCTCCCAGCGCGACCCCGAGCGCGAGCCCCACGCAGACGTTGACCCCCGAGGACTGCGGAGGTGCCGGCTGA
- a CDS encoding FHA domain-containing protein FhaB/FipA: MSELTLTVLRLGLLIVIWLFVLAIVSVLRADLLGTRVTTRRTERARAKPPREAAQPPEPVRPKRATLVVTEGSLRGTTLSLGQAAVLIGRGADCTLVLDDEYASTKHVRITANPAGDGWVVEDLQSTNGTVLGREKLTTPAPFEPGTPLRIGKTVLELRR, from the coding sequence GTGAGCGAACTGACCCTCACCGTCCTGCGACTGGGGCTGTTGATCGTCATCTGGCTCTTCGTCCTCGCGATCGTCAGCGTCCTGCGCGCCGACCTGCTGGGCACGCGGGTCACCACCCGCCGGACGGAGCGGGCGAGGGCGAAGCCGCCGCGCGAGGCCGCCCAGCCCCCGGAACCGGTGCGTCCCAAGCGGGCGACCCTCGTGGTCACCGAGGGTTCGCTGCGCGGGACGACGCTCAGCCTCGGCCAGGCCGCCGTCCTCATCGGCCGCGGCGCCGACTGCACGCTCGTCCTCGACGACGAGTACGCCTCGACCAAGCACGTGCGGATCACCGCGAACCCTGCCGGTGACGGCTGGGTCGTGGAGGACCTGCAGTCCACGAACGGAACCGTCCTCGGTCGCGAGAAGCTGACCACCCCCGCCCCCTTCGAGCCCGGCACGCCGTTGCGCATCGGCAAGACCGTGCTCGAACTCCGGAGGTAG
- a CDS encoding DUF3662 and FHA domain-containing protein, with translation MGVLDRFERGVERAVNGVFARAFRSEVQPVEVASALRRELDDRAAVLSRGRTLVPNSFIVELGPADHEKIASWQDTLADELVAAVTQHAEKQRYSFVGPVRVDFHEADDLETGVFRVLSSTVKGRVAPSTPKTADAGRPRLEVDGRGYVLAESVTVIGRGSDADVVVDDPGVSRRHAEIRVVGQGARLSDLSSTNGTFVDGERVSSMDLFDGTTITVGRTKLVFHSARRDEGWT, from the coding sequence GTGGGAGTCCTGGACCGCTTCGAACGTGGCGTGGAACGCGCCGTCAACGGCGTCTTCGCGCGGGCCTTCCGCAGCGAGGTGCAGCCCGTCGAGGTCGCGAGCGCCCTGCGCCGTGAGCTGGACGACCGGGCGGCTGTGCTGTCCCGCGGGCGCACGCTCGTCCCGAACAGCTTCATCGTCGAGCTCGGCCCCGCTGACCACGAGAAGATCGCCTCCTGGCAGGACACCCTCGCCGACGAGCTCGTCGCGGCGGTGACCCAGCACGCCGAGAAGCAGCGCTACTCCTTCGTGGGCCCGGTCCGCGTGGACTTCCACGAGGCCGACGACCTGGAGACGGGCGTCTTCCGCGTCCTGTCCTCCACCGTCAAGGGCCGGGTCGCCCCGTCCACCCCGAAGACCGCCGACGCGGGCCGGCCGCGGCTCGAGGTCGACGGGCGCGGCTACGTGCTGGCGGAGTCGGTGACGGTCATCGGCCGCGGTTCCGACGCGGACGTCGTCGTCGACGACCCGGGCGTCTCACGCCGCCACGCCGAGATCCGCGTCGTGGGCCAGGGTGCCCGGCTGTCCGACCTCAGCTCGACCAACGGCACCTTCGTCGACGGCGAACGGGTCTCCTCGATGGACCTCTTCGACGGCACGACGATCACCGTGGGGCGCACCAAGCTGGTGTTCCACTCCGCGCGCCGGGACGAGGGCTGGACGTGA